In the Pseudonocardia cypriaca genome, one interval contains:
- a CDS encoding MarR family winged helix-turn-helix transcriptional regulator: MASRQPLPFDPILRAAELWDARIGPARTMAAVTSVMRVQQILLSAVDGALRPHGLTFARYEALVLLTFSRTGRLPMRVMGERLQLHPTSVTNIVDRLQADGLVRRIPHPTDRRATLVEITEAGSSLQEAATKSVTAIDFGLSGLSPDEESQLTTLLARVRRAAGDFEEREAKSRP; the protein is encoded by the coding sequence ATGGCCAGTCGGCAGCCGCTGCCTTTCGACCCGATCCTGCGCGCCGCCGAACTGTGGGACGCGCGGATCGGTCCGGCCCGCACCATGGCCGCGGTGACCAGCGTGATGCGGGTGCAGCAGATCCTCCTCTCCGCCGTGGACGGCGCGCTGCGGCCGCACGGCCTGACCTTCGCCCGCTACGAGGCGCTCGTGCTGCTGACCTTCTCGCGGACCGGACGGCTCCCCATGCGCGTGATGGGCGAGCGCCTGCAGCTGCACCCCACCAGCGTGACCAACATCGTCGACCGGCTGCAGGCCGATGGCCTGGTGCGCCGCATCCCGCATCCCACCGACCGGCGCGCCACCCTCGTGGAGATCACCGAGGCCGGCTCGTCGCTGCAGGAGGCGGCCACCAAGTCGGTGACGGCCATCGACTTCGGGCTGAGCGGCCTCAGCCCGGACGAGGAGTCCCAGCTCACCACGCTGCTGGCGCGGGTGCGCCGTGCGGCGGGCGACTTCGAGGAGCGCGAGGCGAAGTCCCGGCCGTGA
- a CDS encoding GNAT family N-acetyltransferase, with translation MISVSRLRPDDRADWEELFRGYIAFYERTIPDEEYDRAWQEFQHGSRMHALGARWHDRLVGIAHFFVHPHTNAGDVCYLQDLFTAPDARGHGVARSLIEAVHGWAREQGCSQLYWHTHESNATARRLYDRLAENRGFIRYQMPI, from the coding sequence GTGATCAGCGTCAGCCGCCTCCGCCCGGACGACCGCGCCGACTGGGAGGAGCTCTTCCGCGGCTACATCGCCTTCTACGAACGGACCATCCCGGACGAGGAGTACGACCGCGCGTGGCAGGAGTTCCAGCACGGCAGCCGGATGCACGCCCTCGGCGCCCGGTGGCACGACCGGCTCGTGGGCATCGCGCACTTCTTCGTGCACCCGCACACCAACGCCGGTGACGTCTGCTACCTCCAGGACCTGTTCACCGCCCCGGACGCGCGTGGCCACGGCGTGGCGCGCTCGCTCATCGAGGCCGTGCACGGCTGGGCTCGCGAGCAGGGCTGCAGCCAGCTGTACTGGCACACCCACGAGTCGAACGCGACCGCTCGACGGCTCTACGACCGGCTGGCCGAGAACCGCGGCTTCATCCGGTACCAGATGCCCATCTGA
- a CDS encoding MTH1187 family thiamine-binding protein — protein MLFAFSIAPAGTPGDSVSAAVADAVRVVRESGLPNETTSMFTTIEAETWDEGMDVIKRAVEAVQAHAPRVSLVLKADIRPGHTGQLRSKVERVEAALDEG, from the coding sequence ATGCTCTTCGCCTTCAGCATCGCGCCGGCCGGGACGCCCGGCGACAGTGTGAGCGCGGCGGTCGCCGACGCCGTCCGCGTGGTCCGGGAGTCGGGCCTGCCCAACGAGACCACCTCGATGTTCACCACGATCGAGGCGGAGACCTGGGACGAGGGGATGGATGTGATCAAGCGCGCGGTGGAGGCCGTGCAGGCCCACGCGCCGCGGGTGAGCCTGGTGCTCAAGGCGGACATCCGGCCCGGCCACACCGGACAGCTCCGGTCGAAGGTGGAACGGGTCGAGGCCGCCCTCGACGAGGGCTGA
- a CDS encoding tetratricopeptide repeat protein, which produces MNGVSRPDPRQAAQTAALSRAMAGAVDLSALKARSEAAARQKAAPPRPEGDGGAGPFVIDATEQSFQTDVLERSLQVPVVVDLWAEWCGPCKQLSPVLERLAEAANGAWILAKVDVDANPRIAQAFGVQSIPMVVAVAGGQPVDAFTGAVPEPQVREWIGALLDALRDRMPAIAQAEAGAANGAPVEEPEDPRFTAAEEALDRGDYGAAEAAYEQILAAEPANEQAKAALSQVRFLARAEAADPSAIGRADAAPDDVDAQLAAADAEVASDRVEAAFNRLVGTVARTAGEDRDRVREHLVSLFELYPADDPRVSAARRALARALF; this is translated from the coding sequence ATGAACGGCGTGTCTCGACCCGATCCTCGTCAGGCGGCACAGACGGCCGCGTTGTCGCGCGCGATGGCCGGTGCCGTGGATCTGTCCGCGCTGAAAGCCCGATCCGAGGCGGCTGCCCGCCAGAAGGCGGCACCGCCGCGCCCGGAGGGCGACGGCGGAGCAGGCCCGTTCGTCATCGACGCCACGGAGCAGAGCTTCCAGACCGACGTCCTGGAGCGCTCGCTGCAGGTGCCCGTCGTCGTCGATCTCTGGGCGGAGTGGTGCGGGCCCTGCAAGCAGCTCTCGCCGGTGCTCGAGCGCCTCGCGGAGGCCGCCAACGGGGCCTGGATCCTCGCCAAGGTCGACGTCGACGCGAACCCCCGGATCGCGCAGGCCTTCGGTGTCCAGTCCATCCCGATGGTGGTGGCCGTCGCGGGCGGCCAGCCGGTCGACGCCTTCACGGGCGCGGTCCCCGAGCCGCAGGTCAGGGAGTGGATCGGCGCCCTGCTCGACGCGCTGCGCGACCGGATGCCGGCCATCGCCCAGGCCGAGGCGGGGGCGGCGAACGGCGCGCCCGTCGAGGAGCCGGAGGACCCGCGGTTCACCGCGGCCGAGGAGGCCCTCGACCGCGGTGACTACGGCGCCGCAGAGGCCGCCTACGAGCAGATCCTCGCCGCGGAGCCGGCCAACGAGCAGGCGAAGGCCGCGCTCTCGCAGGTGCGGTTCCTCGCGAGGGCGGAGGCGGCCGATCCGTCGGCGATCGGGCGGGCCGACGCCGCGCCGGACGACGTCGACGCGCAGCTGGCCGCGGCCGACGCCGAGGTGGCGAGCGATCGTGTCGAGGCGGCGTTCAACCGCCTCGTCGGCACGGTGGCGCGCACGGCGGGGGAGGATCGCGACCGGGTGCGCGAGCACCTCGTGAGCCTCTTCGAGCTGTACCCGGCCGACGACCCCCGCGTCAGCGCCGCTCGCCGCGCCCTGGCCCGCGCCCTGTTCTGA
- the add gene encoding adenosine deaminase: protein MSPSSVAAFVAALPKVELHLHLVGSASLDTVLTLARRHPDGGVPTDRDELRRFYAFTDFPHFLDVYRRVNLLVNTGADVVTLLDGLAAELATRAVRYAEVQVAPVRNHMAGIGYADLAAALTDGRALARERHGVELGWVFDADATLGPEGAEETVDFAVDHRPEGTVAIGLGGAELGVRRADFAPAFRRAVEAGLHSAPHAGETVGPDEVWAAVTELGAERIGHGIGAAGDPRLLEHLAEHGIPLEVCPTSNLRTAAVRDIAEHPLPALVAAGVPVTLATDDPGMFHTDLNAEYLLCHEVFDMGIAELAEIARTGARAAFCPPALRDEIIAEIDRVEAAHA, encoded by the coding sequence GTGTCCCCGTCATCCGTGGCGGCGTTCGTCGCTGCCCTGCCCAAGGTCGAGCTGCACCTGCACCTGGTCGGCTCCGCCTCGCTCGACACCGTGCTCACCCTCGCCCGCCGCCACCCGGACGGCGGCGTCCCCACCGACCGCGACGAGCTGCGCCGGTTCTACGCGTTCACCGACTTCCCGCACTTCCTCGACGTCTACCGCCGGGTGAACCTGCTGGTCAACACGGGCGCCGACGTCGTCACCCTGCTCGACGGCCTCGCCGCCGAACTGGCCACCCGCGCCGTGCGCTACGCCGAGGTGCAGGTCGCACCGGTCCGCAACCACATGGCCGGGATCGGCTACGCCGACCTCGCAGCGGCCCTCACGGACGGCCGGGCGCTGGCCCGCGAACGGCACGGCGTGGAGCTGGGCTGGGTCTTCGACGCCGACGCCACACTCGGCCCGGAGGGCGCCGAGGAGACCGTCGACTTCGCCGTCGACCACCGCCCGGAGGGCACCGTCGCCATCGGCCTGGGCGGGGCGGAACTGGGGGTGCGCAGGGCCGACTTCGCGCCCGCCTTCCGCCGCGCCGTCGAGGCCGGCCTGCACAGCGCGCCGCACGCCGGGGAGACCGTCGGCCCCGACGAGGTGTGGGCGGCGGTCACCGAGCTCGGCGCCGAGCGGATCGGGCACGGGATCGGCGCCGCAGGGGATCCGCGGCTGCTCGAGCACCTCGCCGAGCACGGCATCCCGCTCGAGGTCTGCCCGACGTCGAACCTGCGCACCGCGGCGGTCCGCGACATCGCGGAACACCCGCTGCCCGCGCTCGTCGCCGCGGGCGTCCCGGTGACCCTCGCCACCGACGACCCCGGCATGTTCCACACCGACCTCAACGCCGAGTACCTGCTCTGCCACGAGGTCTTCGACATGGGCATCGCCGAGCTGGCGGAGATCGCCCGCACCGGAGCCCGTGCCGCCTTCTGCCCGCCCGCCCTCCGCGACGAGATCATCGCGGAGATCGACCGGGTCGAGGCCGCCCACGCGTGA
- a CDS encoding LacI family DNA-binding transcriptional regulator, with protein MHRPTISDIAARAGVSKAAVSYALNGRRGVSPATQARVLAIAEELGWTANNAARVLSGARAGVVGLVLARPARTLGLEPFFMGFISGLEQELSSRDTALLLQLVPDHAAGLKTCARWQGARQVDGAIVVDLFDDDDRLAPLQEMGLPFVVVGDARDHPGVTCVWTDEVAGMTQIVEYLAALGHRRIGRVAGLERLRHTVQRTQAFRAAAERLGLEEVVQQSDYSGEDGTRATRLLLARRERPTAIVYDNDVMAVAGLAVAGEMGIEVPRQLSVVSWGDSALCRLTHPAITALAHDWMAYGAHTARRLLEVVDGAPPRAYLHGAHTLVPRGSTSPA; from the coding sequence ATGCACCGTCCGACCATCTCCGACATCGCGGCAAGGGCAGGCGTGTCCAAGGCCGCCGTGTCCTACGCCCTCAACGGCCGCCGCGGGGTCTCGCCGGCCACCCAGGCGCGCGTCCTCGCCATCGCGGAGGAGCTCGGCTGGACCGCCAACAACGCCGCGCGGGTGCTGTCGGGGGCTCGGGCGGGCGTCGTCGGGCTCGTGCTCGCCCGTCCGGCCCGCACGCTCGGTCTCGAACCGTTCTTCATGGGGTTCATCAGCGGGCTCGAACAGGAGCTCTCCAGCCGGGACACGGCCCTCCTGCTGCAACTCGTGCCCGACCACGCCGCCGGGCTGAAGACCTGCGCGCGCTGGCAGGGGGCCCGCCAGGTCGACGGCGCGATCGTCGTCGACCTCTTCGACGACGACGACCGGCTCGCCCCGCTCCAGGAGATGGGTCTGCCGTTCGTCGTGGTCGGCGACGCGCGCGACCACCCGGGCGTCACCTGCGTCTGGACCGACGAGGTCGCCGGCATGACCCAGATCGTCGAGTACCTGGCCGCGCTCGGCCACCGCCGCATCGGCCGCGTCGCCGGTCTGGAGCGGCTGCGCCACACCGTCCAGCGCACGCAGGCGTTCCGCGCCGCTGCGGAACGGCTCGGGCTGGAGGAGGTCGTGCAGCAGTCGGACTACTCCGGGGAGGACGGCACCCGCGCCACCCGGCTGCTGCTCGCCCGGCGCGAGCGGCCAACGGCGATCGTCTACGACAACGACGTCATGGCCGTCGCCGGGCTGGCGGTCGCGGGCGAGATGGGCATCGAGGTGCCCCGGCAGCTGTCGGTCGTCTCCTGGGGCGACTCGGCGCTGTGCCGCCTCACCCACCCCGCGATCACCGCGCTCGCGCACGACTGGATGGCGTACGGAGCGCACACCGCTCGCCGGCTGCTCGAGGTGGTGGACGGCGCACCGCCCCGGGCCTACCTCCACGGCGCCCACACGCTCGTGCCCCGGGGGAGCACCAGCCCGGCTTGA
- a CDS encoding ABC transporter substrate-binding protein, translated as MRSTTIASLAAVAALTLAACGGGGSSGSSGAGGPISGEITVLTHRTDIVDTVFADYERRFKEIHPDVEVEFEAITDYDGEVRIRLNAQEYGDVLMLPDAVTKDQLPQFFEPLGTLEEMSRKYRFATEKAYEGQVYGIAITGNANGFVYNRRIWQQAGVTEAPKTPDEFIAALQAIADRTDAVPLYTNYADGWPLGAQWAGHRGGISNNPDAVNEMATTDAPWTPGSELYVIDSLLFDAVQRGLTEPDPTTTEWELSKQLLGTGQIATMNLGSWSIVQMREAAPNPDDIGYLPFPVQVDGKFHSVIAGDFKQGINVHSDNKAAARAWVDWFADQSNYATDQGGISPLLNGPEPTTLKDFADLGVEYFELTPEPPGKEGLVDRIDDESEIGVTEHLYRQRLVDAARGARPETKEQIFAELNQRWAAARAETD; from the coding sequence TTGAGATCGACGACGATCGCGTCCCTCGCCGCAGTAGCGGCGCTCACGCTCGCCGCCTGCGGTGGAGGCGGGAGCTCCGGGAGCTCGGGAGCGGGCGGCCCGATCTCGGGCGAGATCACCGTGCTCACGCACCGCACGGACATCGTCGACACGGTCTTCGCCGACTACGAGCGGCGCTTCAAGGAGATCCACCCGGACGTCGAGGTCGAGTTCGAGGCGATCACCGACTACGACGGTGAGGTCCGGATCCGGCTGAACGCGCAGGAGTACGGCGACGTGCTGATGCTCCCCGACGCCGTCACGAAGGACCAGCTCCCACAGTTCTTCGAGCCGCTCGGCACCCTCGAGGAGATGAGCCGGAAGTACCGGTTCGCCACCGAGAAGGCCTACGAGGGCCAGGTGTACGGCATCGCGATCACCGGTAATGCGAACGGGTTCGTCTACAACAGGCGGATCTGGCAGCAGGCAGGCGTCACGGAGGCGCCGAAGACGCCGGATGAGTTCATCGCGGCGCTGCAGGCGATCGCCGACCGCACCGATGCGGTCCCGCTCTACACGAACTACGCCGACGGGTGGCCGCTCGGCGCGCAGTGGGCGGGCCACCGCGGCGGGATCTCGAACAACCCGGACGCGGTGAACGAAATGGCGACCACGGACGCGCCGTGGACGCCCGGCAGCGAGCTTTACGTCATCGACTCGCTGCTCTTCGACGCCGTGCAACGAGGGCTCACCGAGCCGGACCCGACCACCACGGAATGGGAGCTGTCCAAGCAGCTGCTCGGCACCGGCCAGATCGCCACGATGAACCTCGGTTCCTGGTCGATCGTGCAGATGCGGGAGGCAGCCCCGAACCCCGACGACATCGGGTACCTGCCGTTCCCGGTCCAGGTCGACGGGAAGTTCCACTCGGTCATCGCGGGCGACTTCAAGCAGGGCATCAACGTCCATTCCGACAACAAGGCCGCCGCACGGGCATGGGTGGACTGGTTCGCCGACCAGTCGAACTACGCCACCGACCAGGGCGGCATCTCGCCGCTGCTGAACGGGCCGGAACCCACGACGCTGAAGGACTTCGCCGATCTGGGGGTGGAGTACTTCGAGCTCACGCCGGAACCGCCGGGCAAGGAGGGGCTGGTGGACCGGATCGACGACGAGTCCGAGATCGGTGTCACCGAGCACCTGTACCGGCAGCGCCTCGTGGACGCCGCTCGTGGCGCGCGCCCGGAGACGAAGGAGCAGATCTTCGCCGAGCTGAACCAGCGGTGGGCCGCGGCCCGCGCGGAGACCGACTGA
- a CDS encoding carbohydrate ABC transporter permease has translation MPLTQTPRAGWRGSRIAHAFPRNLTPWLFLLVPLALLALFTYVPVGTMLYYSLTDWDGLRRNADFVGLENYVEIFTRPELFEVFLVSLYYFGASFVQIALALYFATVLSFKVRFANLFKGILFFPYLVNGVAIGFVFLYFFRPDGVLDTVLALLGGEGLTRQWLGDPAAVNYSLAGVSVWRYTGLNFVLFLGAIQSIPGERYEAAELDGANRWQQFRYIILPGIRPVLGLMFILAVSGALSVFEIPYIMTGGANGSETFVIQTINTRFKFNDFGLASAMAVVLLGIVLLVTWVQRRLVPEERES, from the coding sequence ATGCCGCTCACGCAGACGCCGCGCGCGGGGTGGAGGGGGTCGCGCATCGCACACGCGTTCCCCCGGAACCTGACGCCCTGGCTGTTCCTGCTCGTCCCGCTCGCGCTGCTGGCGCTTTTCACGTACGTGCCGGTCGGGACGATGCTCTACTACAGCCTCACCGACTGGGACGGCCTGCGCCGCAACGCCGACTTCGTCGGCCTGGAGAACTACGTCGAGATATTCACCAGGCCGGAGCTGTTCGAGGTCTTCCTCGTGAGCCTCTACTACTTCGGTGCGTCGTTCGTGCAGATCGCGCTCGCGCTGTACTTCGCGACGGTCCTGAGCTTCAAGGTGCGGTTCGCGAACCTGTTCAAGGGGATCCTGTTCTTCCCGTACCTGGTCAACGGGGTCGCGATCGGGTTCGTGTTCCTGTACTTCTTCCGCCCCGACGGTGTGCTCGACACCGTGCTGGCGCTGCTGGGCGGGGAAGGGCTGACACGGCAGTGGCTCGGCGATCCCGCGGCGGTGAACTACTCGCTCGCAGGTGTGTCGGTATGGCGCTACACGGGGCTGAACTTCGTGCTGTTCCTCGGCGCGATCCAGTCGATCCCGGGCGAACGCTACGAGGCCGCCGAGCTCGACGGCGCCAACCGCTGGCAGCAGTTCCGCTACATCATCCTGCCCGGGATCCGGCCGGTGCTCGGGCTGATGTTCATCCTCGCGGTGTCCGGGGCGCTTTCGGTCTTCGAGATCCCCTACATCATGACCGGCGGCGCGAACGGCAGCGAGACCTTCGTCATCCAGACGATCAACACGCGGTTCAAGTTCAACGACTTCGGGCTCGCGTCGGCGATGGCCGTGGTGCTGCTCGGCATCGTCCTGCTGGTGACGTGGGTGCAGCGGCGCCTCGTGCCCGAGGAACGGGAGAGCTAG
- a CDS encoding carbohydrate ABC transporter permease: MSTTVTRPATSGRAPAAPRRRPRTFGRRAGRATTYLALVLASLVTLVPLVVIAMASLKTGAEFRAEGPFDPPRTWLNPDNFVRAFTDGKMLRAFGNTAIILVVSVAGTVLIGSMVAYAIDRFRFRMRGAVLGAFLLAALVPGVTTQVATFQVVERLGVFNSMAAPILLFTGTDIVSIYIFLQFMRSIPHDLDEAATLEGANRFTIYWRIILPLLKPAIATVVIVKGVAIYNEFYIPFLYMSSRELGVISTSLFRFQGPFSAEWEVISAGVVIVILPTLVVFLLLQRWFYNGMTAGAVK, encoded by the coding sequence ATGTCCACGACCGTGACCCGCCCAGCCACGTCCGGCCGGGCGCCCGCTGCGCCCCGGCGACGCCCGCGGACGTTCGGGCGCAGGGCCGGGCGGGCGACGACCTACCTCGCGCTGGTGCTCGCGAGCCTGGTCACGCTCGTCCCGCTCGTCGTGATCGCCATGGCCTCGCTGAAGACGGGTGCGGAGTTCCGGGCCGAAGGCCCGTTCGACCCACCTCGGACCTGGCTGAACCCGGACAACTTCGTGCGGGCTTTCACCGACGGCAAGATGCTGCGGGCCTTCGGCAACACCGCGATCATCCTGGTGGTCTCGGTGGCCGGCACCGTGCTGATCGGGTCGATGGTGGCCTACGCGATCGACCGCTTCCGGTTCCGCATGCGGGGCGCCGTACTCGGTGCGTTCCTGCTGGCCGCGCTCGTGCCCGGGGTCACCACGCAGGTGGCGACTTTCCAGGTGGTGGAGCGCCTCGGCGTGTTCAACAGCATGGCGGCGCCGATCCTGCTGTTCACGGGCACGGACATCGTGTCGATCTACATCTTCCTGCAGTTCATGCGCTCGATCCCGCACGATCTCGACGAGGCCGCCACGCTCGAGGGGGCGAACCGGTTCACCATCTACTGGCGGATCATCCTGCCGCTGCTCAAGCCGGCGATCGCCACCGTCGTGATCGTGAAGGGCGTCGCGATCTACAACGAGTTCTACATCCCGTTCCTCTACATGTCGTCGCGCGAGCTCGGCGTGATCTCCACGTCGCTGTTCCGGTTCCAGGGGCCGTTCAGCGCCGAGTGGGAGGTGATCTCGGCGGGCGTCGTGATCGTGATCCTGCCGACGCTGGTGGTGTTCCTGCTCCTGCAGCGCTGGTTCTACAACGGGATGACCGCGGGCGCGGTGAAGTAG
- a CDS encoding helix-turn-helix domain-containing protein: MPVPASPRPDGRRLGARIRLLREERGWSLRRAEEVTGVSRAMLSKIELGTAAPTVPVLGRIAEGFGVSISQLVGGRPAATPSENVVVLPAAEQPVFRVPGTGFERRSLAPRIAGAVDLAVNHLPPGQSSDTFPAHRPGVQEVLTVAAGRLHLVLDDDRYELGHGDSIYFRADHAHRFDNPSDTEAAVFYIVVVDVDALA; the protein is encoded by the coding sequence GTGCCCGTCCCGGCTTCTCCCCGACCCGACGGCCGTCGGCTCGGCGCGCGGATCCGCCTCCTCCGCGAGGAGCGCGGCTGGTCGCTGCGGCGCGCCGAGGAGGTCACCGGGGTCAGCAGAGCGATGCTGTCCAAGATCGAGCTCGGCACCGCGGCGCCGACGGTGCCGGTGCTCGGCCGGATCGCCGAGGGGTTCGGGGTGAGCATCTCCCAGCTCGTCGGCGGCCGCCCGGCAGCGACGCCGAGCGAGAACGTCGTCGTCCTGCCGGCCGCGGAGCAGCCGGTCTTCCGGGTGCCCGGCACCGGGTTCGAGCGCCGCTCGCTCGCGCCGCGGATCGCGGGCGCCGTGGACCTCGCGGTGAACCACCTCCCGCCCGGCCAGAGCTCGGACACCTTCCCCGCGCACCGGCCGGGCGTCCAGGAGGTGCTGACGGTCGCTGCTGGGCGCCTGCACCTGGTCCTCGACGACGACCGGTACGAGCTCGGCCACGGCGACTCGATCTACTTCCGCGCCGATCACGCACACCGGTTCGACAACCCGTCGGACACGGAGGCCGCAGTCTTCTACATCGTCGTCGTCGACGTGGACGCGCTCGCCTGA
- a CDS encoding amino acid synthesis family protein, translating into MPDPADLRKLTVLHEEVPADGRRLDRPFRHAVAAAVLRNPWHGQGYVADLQPVVADLAPWLGRRLGAAAVEALGGSGSVAAFGKMAAVGLDGEYEHAAALIHTTLFGDEVRLLVDGSAWMVGNQRICPPGTPLDVPMAHKTDAKSQLHYHTATLVIADAPRPDEIVVAVAVASGERPGARI; encoded by the coding sequence ATGCCTGATCCGGCCGACCTGCGGAAGCTGACCGTCCTCCACGAGGAGGTACCCGCCGACGGGCGCAGGCTCGACCGGCCGTTCCGCCACGCGGTGGCCGCCGCGGTGTTGCGCAACCCGTGGCACGGGCAGGGGTACGTCGCGGACCTGCAGCCGGTGGTCGCCGACCTGGCGCCCTGGCTCGGCCGCCGGCTCGGGGCCGCGGCCGTCGAGGCGCTCGGCGGCTCCGGCTCGGTCGCGGCGTTCGGGAAGATGGCAGCCGTCGGGCTCGACGGCGAGTACGAGCACGCCGCGGCCCTGATCCACACCACGCTCTTCGGCGACGAGGTCCGCCTGCTGGTCGACGGGTCGGCGTGGATGGTGGGCAACCAGCGGATCTGCCCGCCCGGTACGCCGCTCGACGTGCCCATGGCGCACAAGACCGACGCGAAGTCGCAGCTCCACTACCACACCGCGACGCTCGTGATCGCCGACGCTCCCCGGCCGGACGAGATCGTCGTGGCCGTCGCCGTCGCATCCGGGGAGCGTCCGGGCGCGCGGATCTGA
- a CDS encoding neutral zinc metallopeptidase, producing the protein MMGAVSAPIGRAATLVATLVVAVLVLASCSQVVSGSAQPTPAAASAPATRAIAAQADPPGRVADATTRALQDFWRAELPAAFGREWRDISTFIPVEVQDPAAPPPPCVNRTADVADQAFYCPAADVVAWDADGLIPALHERFGPVGVAVVLAHEVGHAVQNRLGVDAEQSRDPQRFPTILLESMADCYAGAALARFAEEPVAGLPVGLQERDRAMQALVGFRDPIGVAASDESAHGNAFDRVSAFQDGWNEGATLCAGMTIDNRPFTQRRFASEADLARAGNLPLRELLAFVERDAAEFFGGLAPGWDPPQLSTGGACPVPELAAQGPAAYCRDDGGVAVDVAALEGLHDEVGDFAAATVVAGRYGLAMLDAGGQSPVGRPAGAATTCLTGAYTGRLFDAADGFQLSPGDLDEAVQVLLAADWVARDAAGVSDPADHGFERIGRFRTGLLEGPGACG; encoded by the coding sequence ATGATGGGGGCCGTGTCAGCACCGATCGGCCGGGCCGCCACTCTCGTCGCCACCCTCGTCGTCGCGGTCCTGGTCCTGGCGAGCTGCAGCCAGGTCGTCTCGGGAAGCGCACAACCGACACCGGCCGCCGCGTCCGCGCCTGCCACGCGGGCGATCGCGGCCCAGGCCGATCCCCCGGGCCGGGTCGCGGACGCCACCACGCGGGCGCTGCAGGACTTCTGGCGCGCCGAGCTTCCCGCTGCGTTCGGGCGCGAGTGGCGGGACATCAGCACGTTCATCCCGGTCGAGGTGCAGGACCCGGCCGCCCCGCCACCCCCGTGCGTCAACCGCACCGCCGACGTGGCCGACCAGGCCTTCTACTGCCCCGCCGCCGATGTGGTCGCGTGGGACGCCGACGGCCTGATCCCGGCCCTGCACGAGCGGTTCGGCCCGGTCGGGGTGGCCGTGGTCCTCGCGCACGAGGTGGGTCACGCCGTGCAGAACCGGCTCGGGGTGGACGCCGAGCAGAGTCGCGACCCGCAGCGGTTTCCCACGATCCTGCTGGAGTCGATGGCCGACTGCTACGCGGGCGCCGCGCTCGCCCGCTTCGCCGAGGAGCCGGTCGCAGGCCTCCCCGTCGGCCTGCAGGAGCGCGACCGGGCGATGCAGGCGCTCGTCGGATTCCGCGACCCGATCGGCGTAGCGGCGAGCGACGAGTCCGCCCACGGCAACGCCTTCGACCGGGTCTCCGCGTTCCAGGACGGCTGGAACGAGGGCGCAACGCTCTGTGCCGGGATGACCATCGACAACCGGCCGTTCACGCAGCGCCGGTTCGCCTCAGAGGCCGATCTGGCCAGGGCCGGCAACCTCCCGCTGCGGGAGCTGCTCGCGTTCGTCGAGCGCGACGCGGCGGAGTTCTTCGGCGGCCTCGCCCCCGGCTGGGACCCGCCGCAGCTCTCCACCGGCGGCGCCTGCCCCGTCCCGGAGCTGGCCGCGCAGGGGCCGGCCGCCTACTGCCGGGACGACGGCGGCGTCGCGGTCGACGTGGCCGCGCTCGAAGGGCTCCACGACGAGGTCGGTGACTTCGCGGCGGCCACCGTCGTGGCAGGTCGCTACGGCCTCGCCATGCTCGACGCAGGCGGGCAGTCACCAGTGGGTAGGCCTGCTGGCGCCGCCACCACCTGCCTCACCGGCGCCTACACCGGACGGCTGTTCGACGCCGCCGACGGCTTCCAGCTCTCCCCCGGGGACCTCGACGAGGCCGTGCAGGTGCTGCTCGCCGCCGACTGGGTGGCCCGCGACGCCGCCGGCGTGTCCGACCCGGCCGACCACGGGTTCGAGCGCATCGGCCGGTTTCGCACCGGGCTGCTCGAGGGGCCGGGCGCCTGCGGCTGA